One stretch of Zingiber officinale cultivar Zhangliang chromosome 6B, Zo_v1.1, whole genome shotgun sequence DNA includes these proteins:
- the LOC121989354 gene encoding AT-hook motif nuclear-localized protein 23-like encodes MAGMDLSTTARYGHHLHHHPNLHLSHQHHPNSDDDNDGSANGDNHDQFSGAAEHDGSPYAPQGGDVGSRRPRGRPQGSKNKPKPPVIITRESANVLRAHMLEVGAGCDVFDCIATYAHRRQRGVCVLSGSGVVTNVTLRQPSGPAAAGGVVTLQGRYEILSLAGSFLPPPAPPGATSLSIFLAGGQGQVVGGNVVGALYASGPVIIIAASFTNVAYERLPLEEEEALPQQGGDGNSGGSGNSAFPDPSSMLPLFNLPLNNMSQLPPGVDAHGWASSSTGRPALF; translated from the coding sequence ATGGCTGGGATGGATCTGAGCACCACCGCCAGGTACGGTcaccaccttcatcaccaccCCAACCTCCACCTCTCGCACCAGCACCACCCTAACTCCGATGACGACAACGACGGCAGCGCCAACGGAGACAATCATGACCAATTCAGCGGCGCAGCGGAACACGATGGGTCTCCGTACGCTCCGCAGGGAGGGGACGTGGGATCGCGGCGGCCGCGCGGGCGGCCGCAGGGGTCGAAGAACAAGCCGAAGCCTCCGGTGATCATCACGCGGGAGAGCGCCAACGTGCTGCGCGCCCACATGCTGGAGGTGGGCGCCGGCTGCGACGTCTTCGACTGCATCGCCACCTACGCCCACCGCCGGCAGCGCGGTGTCTGCGTCCTCAGCGGCAGCGGCGTCGTCACCAACGTCACGCTCCGCCAGCCCTCGGGGCCGGCCGCCGCCGGGGGGGTGGTGACGCTGCAGGGCCGGTACGAGATTCTCTCGCTGGCGGGCTCGTTTCTCCCGCCTCCGGCGCCACCGGGGGCCACAAGCCTCTCCATATTCCTCGCCGGCGGGCAGGGTCAGGTGGTTGGGGGGAACGTCGTGGGCGCGCTCTACGCATCGGGGCCGGTCATCATCATCGCCGCGTCGTTCACCAACGTGGCCTACGAGCGGCTGCCGCTGGAAGAGGAGGAAGCACTGCCGCAACAAGGAGGAGATGGAAACAGCGGCGGAAGCGGGAACAGTGCCTTCCCCGACCCCTCCTCCATGCTGCCATTGTTCAATTTGCCGCTGAACAATATGAGCCAGCTGCCGCCGGGAGTGGATGCACACGGTTGGGCCTCCTCCTCGACCGGCCGGCCGGCACTGTTCTGA